The nucleotide window GGgtgtgaaattaaaatcagatatggaaatggatcgacactccGGAAATTCAGGGGatagataacgaagagataacagattcggaTGTATTGCTTCCCTAAATTataaaatatcatgggatggatacaaagaatttacattgaccagagatcaacccaccaaggcttctttggattgaagagagtccaggtccccacaaggccgaaggtcatcgtgaaccaagtcacatcggcccgttgATAAAATTATGCAAGAAGGGGAAAGGTCGCCCGCCTAACAGATGCCCAGTTGATTTCTCAGTAACtgggaaactatgggaaagaagcttatggctttcccggtgggcgtttggtagagcaaacaaggggaaggtgtccacatattttagcccttgcaaacactagaacagttctacgagcatggagagaagactcaggtgatatcacaagaatttttctaaccgcagtagctgatcctcttgctcgacaaggcgctagaatgagcgacacaatcaccctatggacaagaattcttctaaccgctcaagatcttcataacaaaaggatagaccatggagtgTCCGGCGGAGTCAGAAGCACTCAAGGGGACAGATGGAAGAGAaatataactgaattgttgaattgctctcgccatggtcggatagacattttatagccggcctaaaaagatgaatccaagtgtccatgaagcaatgatgctctcgtaaaagttttgaagcatgggctcatgaactaacatagacggcgacaaacagtagaccctagatcaagattctctacccgtgactgcggacctatcagggatacagacgtgataattttggaataaaattacttttatcccaaaattaggagGCATGTGTTTATactaaaatttggaagaagaatcactgggactcgaaagctcccaagatcatgtcatcaaggaatcaattgcgtgcagctGATTCGAATGCGACACTGGAATCgtctttcttcagatagcgtcggcagataacgacaaaggctacgatcggcgccgggacaaggcatgttggactctacaaaaagggaaagattagagtccaagttatcttaatttcGGAATGTTTTCTCAAGGgccaaaattgtgatgagtcatgcttagatagaaatTATGCATTGGTTCTGGGtttaaatattggaccccggctattgtaaaagatacacaatcaatccaatacaagttatttgcttttttcggctctggccaccccttaggagtaggagtagagtagatcttggtgagttcttcagcaagtacagctgcagctgcatcgatccgatcgacctccactgcttgtctgtaagtaccgtcatggcttatacctctgttcatatggctgcatcgatccggtcgacccccactgcgactctggtataagttagttatcgattcttgtctagttcaagtaaggctgcatcgatccggtcgacctccactgctcgaactagattaaggtcaagttatcggctctatctaaggtggcgttccttcagatagattcattaagttaccgatattgcttattgctttcattatttatttaattacagcaatatcgcttcgcccgattgggattaatctagatcggccttatatcttgtttaacccatcgtttgttaatctaaactgatctaatatgcactttaaacgatgagttatgttttatcgactgttttataccaatctgatcgtgcatagcgtgcggttaaggcatgtctgatcttgagtagatctattggctagtgaaaactgttccatggtccgttatcacggcctgtgtgattctgcctcacaccccactgttagcactatggagtggggatcgttatttggtagatctatttctaagagggcatgaccttaactgtgcgctatgcctgaatcggctgttttagccgatatcaagcactttcacgaacagttcacatcatgagatcgttgaaatagggataggttgaaagatgtgttagcctcatgatcttattattgtattacggtctgcatgattctgcctcatgccccactgatattagtgataagttagggtcatcgagtttattgttgtttctacggcctgcatgattctgcctcatgctccactagtcatagcgatagatgagatctaatatgttcattagatttatctttattaaatgattgaatggtgatgagctgttttttatataaaaggggttcggttacttacagtcattggcttagcataaattaatcattgttgatatccttttgccattgaccggtatttgtctaaataatgatattcatcatgaacgataaccgattcttcttacacaaccccatgatcTTTAACTGCTTTATTCTTGTGAAtatgactatttagtcgatctcctttcatatcggctctcagagccgcacattcgggactgtctggcaacaccggtacgttccaccctaaattactgataatctttctctccttgtcaattgcagggtcaaattgactagcacgtctcgggagaagtgcgcaggatcgaccacccctgtgctgaagctaggcggatctccagctccatcgagcggacccttccggcttgctcatgtgccctcggcacAGGACGAAATTTCCTTGTCGACACCAATTTCTtttaaaaaagttatgaatttatttgtaCTCCAACTGTAGCCATTTCAAAGAGGAAGTCAATTGTGCAAGCCCATAGAAATCACCTGTTTTCATAGGCGGTTGCTATAAGCAACTGTCCCAGGAATCATATTTTTTAGGGTGGTTCTCTTAGGCCAGCCGTCCCTAAAAATAGAATTTTAGAAACGGTTTATTTAATAGAACTCCTTTAAGAATGTATTTTCAGTTGTGATTCGTAAGCCACAGTTCTCATGATTCTAGTTAAATTGTTTGCCAAGTAAATTGTTCTTGGAAAAAAAGATGCCTCTGTAAAAGACTTATATAGAAGTGCACTACGGAGGAAACGTGTGCAAAGATTTTGAAAGAGGTATATATAGTTAGACCTAATGCAAGAATATTGTACATAATAATGTTGTTGCCCATCAAATGGTAGATGAAGATGACTAGAGGTAGGTGCAGAATTAACTTATTAATTAGTCCATGCATGGATGTTGACACTTAAAGAAATAAGTCAATATATGTTCGTAACAGGTGTCTTCCTAAGAAGATGAAAATGGCGACACGTACTTCATCCCTTAGCTAGCTAGTTTTTGCGTGGGGAAACcaatttaagaaatgattttgTGACGAACCCTTCCTACCTGATAAGCTCACTTTTGACAGATGCAAGCGAATATAAAGATTAGTTACGGTAGTTATGCTACCATGACCAACTTCTTGACGAACCAACGCAACacctcacaagtcacaaccacattCCACTCATGCGTCATGCACCCAATCCACTTTTTATCACTATGTGTATATATAAACACACGAACGAGCACATCTGCAACGACGACGCATCGCATCAGCCAGCAAAGTAGAGCTCTCTATCGTGCACGGAAGCACAGAAAGAGAGAGATACGGTCGATGGGCATGACGACGACGAGGCTGATGCTCACCTTGGCCGCCGCGGTGGCGATGCTGCTGCTGGCCTCGCCGGCGCCGGTGTCCGGGCAGCCCGGCATCGGCGTCGCGGGCGCGGTGTCGTGCACGGCGTCGCTGGTCACCAGCTTCACGCCGTGCCTCAACTTCATCACCAACGGCAGCGCCTCCCCGACCGACGACTGCTGCCGGTCCCTGGGCGCGCTGACGAAGGCGAGCGCCGGCTGCGCCTGCCTCATCCTCACCGGCAGCGTGCCCCTCGGCGTGCCCGTCAACCGGACGCTCGCTGTCACGCTGCCCAGGGCGTGCAACTCCACCTCTCTCCAGCTGCAATGCCGAGGTGATCGATCGATCGAGCTGAGCATGCACGACTAGCTAGCTAGCGTCCATTGCAGCATTGCTAAAGTATCAATCCTGTGATGATCTTGCTTGCAGACGCGTCGTCAGCTCAGAGCCCAGCTCCAGGCCCCGTCGCAGATGCGCCTGCGCCGTCCACGTTCATGGCCCCGTTGCGTAAGAACCTAGTTTTTCTTTCAGTTACGGTTTGTGTAGAAATGTTACTGATGAACGCCATGCATGGTTTCCTTCAAACTGGCAGCACCAGTGACGGCGGCAGCACCGGAGCCTGAAGCGCCGGCGACAGCTCCACCTGTGGAACCCACGGCCACGGCGACGCCACCGATCAGCCAGGTACAGACGAAGCCGACGGTTGTGCCCAGCGCCGCCGGGAGAGCAAGCTCGGACGTGCCAGCGACGGCTGGGTTTGTACTGCTGTTTGCAGTTGGAGCTGCGCTGATGGCCTGATGTGAACGAATATTTATGTAATATATCCGTCCTTAGCAGTGGTTAGCTAAATAACGGAGCACTGGAGTGTCTTGGTGAATTTTATTAGCTGAGTATTTATTCGGccggttcgctggttggtttctgggctgatttgggctggctggtgctggtttattgtaagAGGAAAATAttattggctggctggtttgggctggctgaaaccaataagcgaataGGCTGATTATTTATTTGTTAGTAAATGGATGGTGTTCTGAATTGGCAGTACCTGTATATGTATTTTACCACATTTTTTTCACGTTGTTTGAGCCTTTGATCATCAGCTCTTGAGGAGAATAATGTACTGTTATGGTGGAACATATATATTTTGTATTGCCTTCACCAACAAATATTTTTGGAAAAAACATACGGTAATGCTGGGGCCATAAACCCTAAAAAAAACTCTCTACCACGCTCCGCCTCCACCGCCCGCTTGCCTTCCATACTCCGCCTCCACCGAGCCAGCGAGCCTTCATGATGGATGCTCCAGCAACAGCAAGCAGCAAGCAGACGAGGGGAGGAGGGGAGGACCTTCGTGTGATGCCACCCCGCCCGTGATTTGCCCGTGCCGCTGCCGCACCGGCGGGCTCCGCGCTGCCGCCGACCTCTACGCCGATGTCGAGCTCCGCAACGACTAGTCTACATTCTTCCAAGCAGTAAGGTGGCAGTGCGCTGAAAGCGCTTattgcaagtatatgtttcaagtgtttgttacaaaagtagattgggatattgcatatgttgcaatggttatacacgtatgttttaaatgtttcatctatttcaaacatatgttgtaagtgttgtaTTTGGATggtgtaaaagtagatctggatgttacatatatataaacaagtgttttaggtgttttcGTACGTATGctacaaatgttttatctggatatttacATATATTTGCAATATAATGGCCACACATatgttttacaagtgtttcagactatgttgtaagtgtttcatctagatgttgcaaaagtagatagggtgttgcacatgttacaatgAAACCCACCTGTCGCAGCCGCCAAGTGGGGGCGTAGATGGTCCCAGCATGCGGTTGGACGGCGCGGGCGACGTCCGGGCGGCACGGCCCGCGTGGGCGCGAGAAACACGGTGCACACAATcccgaaatatatatatatatatatatatatatatatatatatatatatatatatatatatatatatatatatatatattgtattgCCTTCATCAACAAATAAttttagaaaaaacaaaaaaaagacagCTACTTAGTTCTCTACTACATGCACTCCCTACCAAGGGTTGGTCGGGCCGACTAGGTGGTGGACAAGGCAAGGCAATATATACAAGAAACAAATCCAATTTGTTGTAACCGACTAGAATTTATCAATAAACCGACTAGTAAACCAATCTGTAACCTAATCATGACCATATACAACTCTGTCCCCGAAATATATAAAGTGCCCTGTCCCCAGAATATATAAGGAGAAATAGAGAGCTCCCAATTGACATCCACCTTAGATCACATCCGATAGAGCATAGTTGGGATCGCCTACTCGCATCTGACACTAATATATAAACCAAAATATATCTGTGTCTCATGTGCTAATCTACTTCATGTGATAATCGATCACTAGTCGGAGGCTAAAAATACTAACACTAATGAATGTTTATCAAATTATTATCCTGTAAAACACTCActacattatctaaaaaaaaagtaAAACACTCACTAAAATTGTTGAAAGATTATTGTTGTTGATAGGTTGCAAAAGAAAACGTTAAAATGCTTGAAAAACAAGGCAAAACCCTACATCGATCGGTTAATTTAAGAAAACCGGGTTAAAACAGCAACAATCTACCTAGCTAAACTAGGACTCACAACCAACAAATAACAAACCCCGACACAAAGGTGAAATGAGGCATAACCACTTATAGCAACAGAAGACAAAGACACAACACTAGACGATTCTAATACCATTATGGTATCGCCTTGCAATTCACTAGCCACAACAGCTTCTTTGACCACGCCTTCAAAGAGGGATATGACGTCAGGGATGTCACCACCGCCGGCCTTGGTGTAAACCAGGCAAGGCTTTTGCCCAAAGTCCTATGCCAAGAAGGAATAACCTGGGACAACCCTATTTTACCACCATGGTTCAATCCAGCCCCAAAAAATGGGATGGAACCAAACCATCCTTTATTGATGTAGGAAACAACAATATCTCCTCAGTCTTTTACTAAGTAACAGAGCCCATAACACAACTTTTGTGTTCAGTATTCACCAGCAGAGAAAGATATAGTACAATTATGAGAAGCTTCGATGAATGTCATCAAGATCAGATCAAGCAGCAGCCTTTGCCTTCTTAGGAGGTGGATTCCCTCCAGAAAGAACAACATAGGAGTAGAAGCAGATCATAGCAGCACTGGTAAAACAAAAGATTATCAGAAGGGCAGTGCAGGATGATAGAGAAATGGCATATTAACAAAACATAATTTAGACAAAGATGAGAGTAGTGGATTtccaaaaaaggaaaaaataaaggAGTACCTCAGTGCGACATAGAAGCCCCACGGAAGCAGATTCCTCGTCTGTAATGGAAGAGTAAGATTGATCAGAAAGCTAGTCCAAGTGGGGTCCTTGATAAACAAATTACAGTCTGACTTACAGTGGTGTACGCCTGGCAGTGCTTCCATGCTACCGCAGCGGCAATGCCTGCAAATAATTGTGCAGTATATTAATTATCATAGGTTTACACATGCAGAACCTCAATTCAGCTTACGACAGCTGGTTAGCAGGACCAAATATTTACAGACACTATAATATTGCCTGCTCAGAATGCATTTAAGGAGATCTAGAGAATGTCAACTTGCATCGAAACTCTTAGCCCTGATTCAACAAAATCTGCTAAGATGATATGTTGCAGAAAATAAACTACCTGCTTGCGCCAATATGAACGGTAAACTGGACTTTCCACTCCTCCAAACCTTAAGGCTAAGTACAGCAAGGGCCAAGATAGCAAGGCCAGGTGCAACACCGAAAGTGAGACTCGCAGGGCTCCTCCAAAATAGAAATCCAATAAGGCCCATGGAGAATAAAAATACACCTGAACAAGAAAATTTGTATTTTTAGAAATTTTCCTAATATTTTAGAGACAATATTGAATGGGTAGCATAGTATTGGAGAAATTAAGAAGCTCTCAAAAAGGTTGAGATATATAAATATTTCCCAATTAGATGTAATGATAAAATGTTCAGAAACTCCCTAAACCCCTATTTATTTAAAGATTTATTCAGGGGCATGGAAAGAGAGAAGAAATAGAAACAAACCATGCTGCTATATCAGTAATACTGAAGCAATAAGCAACTTCTACTTAAAGGTATTCACCCAAAAAATTGCTAGCTACAAAGCTGAAATCATACCAAAAGGTATCCCTAGGCAAAAGTCGTGTATCTTTGCACACTTCTGTTGAGGAGCAGCCTCCTGCACTGTATATTCATTAGCAGGTGCTACAATGGCTGGCTCTTCAGTTTCGCCACCTGTTTGCTCCGAGGTGGCTTCAGTTTCGCCACTTGTTTGCTCTGAGGTGGCGACAGAATCAACAGGAGTGGTATAGTCTGCCTTCATGCACATTGTAGTCCACAGCTGCAGAGCAATACAGCAATGACATGAGAGGAAATATTAACCACAGAGATTAGGAGTACAAGAGGAGGAACATAAGAAGAGCACGTAAACATGCCGGATCTTTTTACTAGGAAAAATATGCTTCTACAAAAAGGAAGAGAACTAAGCTATTTGAATGGAAGCTAAAGCACATATTCACGATCACAAACATATATTCATGGAGTTCAACAAAGCCTGTTTTCATGACAAATACCTTTTCGCTTTTATTACATGATGAAAGACACTGGCACCTAAACAATTTGATAAAATTCCAAGCATGGAGTGCATGAGATCTAACATTTGGCTTAGCTTCGAACTCATATAATCAATGTTAGCTTCACTAAGCGCCTAGCTTGAACCCAAAAGATCCAATATTCAAAGCCCTTCTGGTAATTAGGCTAAAGCAGTGCTTTGCAAAGAGATTATTTGGGTTGAAGCAGCATCCAATAGCATGATCAAACAACATATTTGCAACATCTGTTTATAGCAAAAGCAGGGAAGCTTTAATAGGTATTAAGGCCACTCATGACAACAACAGTAGAAAAGCTCAGATTCTGAAACTTAACTTCAGTAATGTAATACACACCAGAAATACACTCTTaggtattaatcaaagttattCAGCACCATAGGCACATGTTCATTTAAGAAACAGAGCAAACAAATGGTAAGGCCATAATGATAGAATAAACTGTAGTTCCCTGAACTCAGACCACCAAATAAGCACTGTTGTTCTTTTAGACTTTGGAACCTAGTTGAataatatcatatatatataaatataacacAGATAAACAGAGCAAACAAATGACAGTGACACATGACAGTTCTGGATActcttagggtgtgtttggttgagctgtggctgtgggaaaaagccactgtgggctgtgagctgtgggaaagctactgtgggctgtgagctgtagaaaagctgaaagctgtttggttaaacaagtataaaatatgccttctatctttatctctcttgaaacaactatagaagagctttttattccaccaatttcgaaaagcagaaagccaaaagccaaaaacagggtcaaaccagctttcaaaaatgtactacaGAAAAGcaactgcttctgaaaaagcagcctccaaaagcagccccaagccaaaagcccaaccaaacggacccttaCTGCAGCACAAATAAAATgtcgtacccagtgcagagagctgctgctctgtgcggggtctagggaaggatatcagtggcaagccttaccctcgcctgtgcaatgcgagaagaccgcgactcgaacccgggaccttccgcttccggtcacaggcggtaataCTCTTACTGCAGCACATAtaagctgaataaaataaagagcacACTTGTAAAAAAAATTGATTGGACTCTATAGGATTCAGACAAAACACACGCTACTAAAGTATTAAAGTAACTTGAATCACAAGCAATCATGTATAGTTGATGTTTAGATAACACAGTATAGTGGAAACAATACTTTacaaaattctttttttttggaaaacacaGGAGAGCTGTGTTTCATTGTATTATAGAGATGAAAAATATGAGTGAGGCAATTACACAGCCTCATGGTTCAAACACAGTGAACAAACACGACCCGACCTTAGCTAAAAAGACCTAGGTCTGCAAGCGCCAGTCCTAGCCCTTGTAGTTTCTTCGCCCCAGCCATGCACCAGAGGCCGTGCTCATTCTTCAGCTCAGTCCAAATCATGATAATCGAAGGAGAAGCCCCCTCAAAAACACATGCACTTGGGAAATTTCATCGTGATGGGGATAGATCATTACAAAATTCAGCTTTAAAGAACAAAGACCACAAAAACTGCACATGAATACAGCATTCTGAACAAACAACGCAGAAAAGATTCAGTAACTAAACCCACAATTATATCTGAGTAATTCTAGTGAGATCATTGAAAACATGAGACAAGGACACTACTGCATACAGGAACAGCTCTTATAGCAGTCCAGTTAATTGTATTGGCACAGGGAACAGAAGTTCTGAGTTCTGACAAGTCGACAAGTTGAACCTACAGACTCATTTTGAGTTGAAAGTTTGTCCTTTATTAATATCTACAGCAAGTTGAAAGGTTTCTCTTTCTTGTGAGTGGATCCACAGAAAAAAAATTGGAGATAAAACTGAACCACTTTACAAGTTGACATGGTAAATCAGGATAAATCAAGGCTGGGCGACCCCTCCTGCAAAAGACAAGGAATGTGTCCCCTGGGAACTTTCACAGCAACAAAGATGGATTCACCATGCTCCACGGCATTGGCTTCATAGCTTCCAAAGCAGCCATGGCAACAATGGGAGTGACAGTGCAGAACTGTGGAAATATTGAAGCCATAAAAAATAGCTGCACTTATAAAGAAACTGGGGTAataatttcaattttttatgCTTTTATTTTGCCAGGGTTTGTTAAGTGAAAATATTGATAGAAAGTTCGAATTTTTATCTTGTGAATTTCCTACTTTGGATTTTTTAGCTACCTCTACTACCCAACCAGATCTATTTTAGAAATGTTCATGATTCATTGATTGTTCTTGGTTGCTAGTATCAGGAGGGGTGAATTAAATAGACAATGGTTTTGCAACTGAGGGAGTATCGGAGAATGCTTTAGGAAAATTTTCTGTTACTACCTTAGTCTCTAGAATGATCAAGGGGGCAGGAAGATCTAGTGT belongs to Miscanthus floridulus cultivar M001 chromosome 4, ASM1932011v1, whole genome shotgun sequence and includes:
- the LOC136550960 gene encoding non-specific lipid transfer protein GPI-anchored 20-like, producing MGMTTTRLMLTLAAAVAMLLLASPAPVSGQPGIGVAGAVSCTASLVTSFTPCLNFITNGSASPTDDCCRSLGALTKASAGCACLILTGSVPLGVPVNRTLAVTLPRACNSTSLQLQCRDASSAQSPAPGPVADAPAPSTFMAPLPPVTAAAPEPEAPATAPPVEPTATATPPISQVQTKPTVVPSAAGRASSDVPATAGFVLLFAVGAALMA
- the LOC136550962 gene encoding protein FATTY ACID EXPORT 1, chloroplastic-like → MLRTHLPPEAWRRPLPQEAGAQDQSPRISIHRAATRSRIPGGQLRCGGPEPRWLSSSWSSSSDSQLWTTMCMKADYTTPVDSVATSEQTSGETEATSEQTGGETEEPAIVAPANEYTVQEAAPQQKCAKIHDFCLGIPFGVFLFSMGLIGFLFWRSPASLTFGVAPGLAILALAVLSLKVWRSGKSSLPFILAQAGIAAAVAWKHCQAYTTTRNLLPWGFYVALSAAMICFYSYVVLSGGNPPPKKAKAAA